From the genome of Scytonema hofmannii PCC 7110, one region includes:
- a CDS encoding DUF2141 domain-containing protein, whose protein sequence is MHKSNKLPAILNAKEIKVRQPMLKFLAIALIFPVIGGIASPSFARLTQKSQLTVEINGLKNRQGQVCLSLFASSRGFPSNSSSAIQSQCVAIAATPLSVTFKNLQPGSYAVAVLHDTNKDNKANRNGLGIPIEGFGFSENPVIRTGPPRFNDAAVLVAGSTTNIQIQLNYLLGG, encoded by the coding sequence ATGCACAAATCTAATAAATTGCCCGCTATCCTCAATGCAAAAGAAATAAAAGTAAGACAACCGATGCTGAAATTTCTAGCTATTGCCCTGATATTTCCAGTGATTGGAGGAATAGCGAGTCCATCCTTTGCCCGACTCACACAAAAGAGTCAGTTAACCGTTGAGATTAATGGATTGAAAAACCGACAAGGGCAAGTTTGTTTAAGTTTATTTGCAAGTAGTAGAGGCTTTCCGAGCAACAGTTCCAGCGCTATACAAAGTCAGTGTGTAGCGATCGCAGCAACGCCATTGTCCGTTACCTTTAAGAATTTACAACCAGGCAGTTATGCTGTTGCTGTTCTCCATGATACCAATAAGGACAACAAAGCAAATCGAAATGGTTTGGGAATTCCAATTGAAGGATTTGGATTTTCTGAAAATCCAGTTATCCGGACTGGTCCACCCAGGTTTAACGATGCGGCTGTCCTAGTTGCGGGTTCAACTACAAACATTCAAATTCAGTTGAATTATCTTTTAGGTGGTTAG
- a CDS encoding ATP-binding protein, whose translation MAKLKISKKVSTALMNSLGAGVVPRVGLEHIAVGREKELKSLLQNLNDIAEGIAAFRFVIGNYGSGKSFMLQLVRSYAMEQGFVVADADLSLERRLAGSNNEGLSTYRELMSHLATKTRPDGGALVSVLEGWINKIQQEVAKETGMRPNDEGFDDKVEEKIREVVQYIEDLVHGFDFGSVIVAYWRGYRLDEDNLKNAALKWLRGEFTTKIEAKAALGVRVIIDDETWYDYVKLLAKFVAEIGYKGLIVLLDEAVYLYKIPTSVTREKNYNRLLGMFNDTMQCKAEHLGIIIGGTTRFLEDPNRGLFSDSAWRRRTKESRFVSQAGVQEFLGPVLRLHPLVEEEVLTLLQRLAEIHAFNYGYEKTLSNRDLKEFVQEIVSRLGAEALLTPGEIVRDFISVVNVLYQNPSFTFKQLIHGNDFKPTSVSKNLNINVDEDDDVAEISL comes from the coding sequence ATGGCAAAGCTGAAAATATCAAAAAAAGTATCTACTGCTTTAATGAACTCTCTTGGTGCGGGGGTAGTACCAAGAGTCGGTTTAGAGCATATAGCAGTTGGGAGAGAAAAAGAACTGAAAAGTTTATTGCAAAATCTTAATGATATAGCCGAAGGTATAGCAGCGTTTCGCTTTGTGATTGGGAACTATGGTTCTGGGAAAAGCTTCATGCTGCAGTTAGTCCGCAGCTATGCTATGGAGCAAGGTTTTGTAGTGGCTGATGCCGATTTATCCTTAGAACGTCGGCTTGCAGGAAGTAACAACGAAGGCTTGTCAACTTATCGAGAATTAATGAGTCACCTAGCTACAAAAACTCGCCCTGATGGTGGTGCTTTAGTTTCTGTTTTAGAAGGATGGATTAACAAAATCCAACAAGAGGTGGCAAAAGAAACTGGAATGCGTCCCAATGATGAAGGTTTTGATGACAAAGTTGAAGAAAAAATCCGAGAGGTTGTTCAGTATATTGAAGATTTAGTTCACGGTTTTGATTTTGGTAGCGTTATTGTTGCCTACTGGCGGGGCTACCGTTTAGATGAGGATAATTTAAAGAATGCTGCCCTCAAATGGTTGCGGGGAGAATTTACTACAAAAATTGAGGCAAAAGCAGCTTTAGGCGTTCGTGTCATTATTGATGACGAAACGTGGTATGACTACGTTAAGTTGTTGGCTAAGTTTGTCGCTGAAATTGGTTATAAAGGGCTTATTGTTCTGCTTGATGAAGCTGTGTATTTGTACAAAATACCGACTAGCGTTACTCGTGAGAAAAATTACAACAGATTGCTGGGAATGTTTAACGACACCATGCAATGTAAGGCAGAACATCTCGGTATTATTATTGGTGGAACGACAAGATTTTTAGAAGATCCAAATCGGGGACTTTTTTCTGATTCTGCTTGGCGAAGACGTACAAAAGAAAGTCGTTTTGTGTCACAAGCAGGCGTGCAGGAATTTTTGGGACCCGTGCTGCGGCTTCATCCGCTTGTAGAAGAGGAAGTTCTCACGCTTTTGCAAAGATTAGCTGAGATTCATGCTTTTAATTATGGTTATGAAAAAACTTTATCAAATCGAGACTTGAAAGAGTTTGTCCAAGAAATTGTCAGTCGTTTGGGTGCAGAAGCATTGCTCACTCCAGGTGAAATTGTACGAGATTTTATTAGTGTCGTGAATGTTCTCTACCAAAATCCTAGTTTTACTTTTAAGCAACTCATTCATGGTAATGATTTTAAACCCACTTCTGTGAGTAAAAATCTAAATATTAATGTGGATGAAGATGATGATGTTGCAGAAATAAGTTTGTGA
- a CDS encoding methyltransferase domain-containing protein has protein sequence MVTSDTWNPTQYEKFQAERSRPFYDLVNMVRSQEGMRVLDLGCGTGKLTKYLHEKTAARETIGLDASENMLQAARQFEGHGLCFEQGRIEENSVQGKFDLVFSNAALQWVTGHEALFEKLRAKLQLGGQLAVQVPAMDSEPVHTVAAEVAQEFSQELRGYVQRLEVLSPEKYARLLYKLGFVEQFVRLQIYGHVLPSREAVIEWYRGTLLTTYEQQLDTETYERFLQRYREKLMKYLEDENPFFFPYKRILIWGRLGDFA, from the coding sequence ATGGTAACTAGTGATACATGGAATCCAACTCAGTATGAAAAATTTCAAGCAGAAAGAAGCCGCCCATTCTATGACTTAGTCAATATGGTACGCAGCCAAGAAGGTATGCGAGTTTTAGATCTTGGTTGTGGAACGGGAAAGTTGACAAAATACTTACATGAAAAAACAGCAGCACGAGAGACAATCGGGTTGGATGCTTCAGAGAACATGTTGCAAGCAGCACGTCAGTTTGAGGGACACGGGTTGTGCTTTGAGCAAGGACGTATTGAAGAAAACTCCGTACAGGGCAAATTTGATTTAGTGTTTTCTAATGCTGCTTTGCAGTGGGTAACAGGACACGAGGCATTATTTGAAAAGTTACGTGCAAAACTGCAGTTAGGCGGACAACTTGCTGTACAAGTTCCTGCAATGGATTCAGAACCAGTACACACTGTAGCTGCAGAAGTAGCACAGGAATTTAGTCAAGAACTGAGGGGATATGTACAGCGCTTAGAGGTGCTATCACCAGAAAAGTATGCGCGGTTGCTTTATAAATTGGGGTTTGTAGAACAATTTGTGAGGTTGCAAATATACGGACACGTATTACCATCACGAGAAGCAGTTATAGAGTGGTATCGTGGAACATTACTGACTACTTATGAGCAACAACTAGATACAGAAACATACGAGCGTTTTTTACAAAGGTATCGAGAGAAGTTGATGAAGTATCTAGAAGATGAAAACCCGTTCTTTTTTCCCTATAAACGTATACTAATATGGGGTCGTCTTGGAGATTTTGCATGA
- a CDS encoding ATP-binding protein: MDNQVVAKVQFLQRQAASLLLYQSVLQNEAGKAFLDLLQAIRYIDADARGCLQAYGSYFKCLAARSQNWEDYLVTQILRDDNPFSRLAQKQEFERLPYSLIAAAEHDLQALQSLYECSSATLSQWVQTGAYLPISPVVWYVEPEEAVVNNELSIREKLQHLENWADAVEELAVYYRKSGTGLFAECQALRWEAGQFVGIYHPDPIRLNQLTGYEAQKEALLKNTEFLLSGQVPLHVLLYGSRGSGKSSLVKALLNEYGKQNLRLVEVTKSELKDLPKIVEQLRGLPQKFIIFVDDLSFEEDDDVFKALKVVLEGNLTARPQNVVVYATSNRRHLIREFFADRPSPKENDEIHAWDTMQEKLSFSDRFGLTLTFEPANQKTYLQIVHHLALKAEIDISQEDLERQALQWATRHNGRSGRTARQFVDFLKSDLAISSDQ; the protein is encoded by the coding sequence ATGGATAATCAAGTAGTTGCAAAGGTTCAATTCCTCCAACGCCAAGCAGCATCTCTTTTACTCTACCAATCTGTTCTCCAAAACGAAGCCGGGAAAGCGTTTCTTGATTTGTTGCAAGCTATACGCTATATTGATGCGGATGCGCGAGGTTGTCTTCAAGCCTACGGCAGTTACTTCAAATGCTTAGCTGCAAGAAGTCAAAACTGGGAAGATTATCTCGTGACTCAAATCCTGAGAGATGACAATCCTTTCTCTCGACTTGCTCAAAAGCAAGAATTCGAGAGGCTGCCATATTCTTTGATAGCAGCAGCAGAGCACGATTTACAAGCGCTGCAAAGTCTTTATGAATGCAGTAGCGCGACTTTAAGCCAGTGGGTGCAAACTGGAGCATATTTACCTATATCACCAGTCGTGTGGTATGTGGAGCCAGAGGAGGCGGTGGTAAATAACGAATTATCCATCAGAGAAAAACTACAACATTTAGAAAATTGGGCTGACGCAGTAGAAGAATTGGCTGTATATTATCGTAAATCCGGTACTGGTTTGTTTGCAGAGTGTCAAGCTTTGCGCTGGGAGGCAGGACAGTTTGTTGGAATATACCATCCCGATCCAATTCGTTTGAATCAATTGACTGGTTATGAGGCTCAAAAGGAAGCTTTGTTAAAAAATACTGAGTTTTTATTGTCAGGACAGGTACCCTTGCACGTACTGCTGTATGGGAGTCGTGGTTCGGGAAAATCTTCTCTAGTCAAAGCTTTGTTAAATGAATATGGCAAGCAGAACTTACGCTTGGTGGAAGTAACGAAATCTGAATTAAAGGACTTACCAAAAATTGTGGAACAGTTACGCGGTTTGCCACAAAAATTTATTATTTTTGTGGACGACCTTTCTTTTGAGGAAGATGATGATGTTTTTAAAGCACTCAAAGTGGTTTTAGAGGGGAACTTGACAGCAAGACCCCAAAATGTCGTCGTATATGCCACATCCAACCGCCGTCACTTAATTCGCGAATTTTTTGCCGATAGACCGTCTCCTAAGGAAAATGACGAAATTCATGCGTGGGATACCATGCAGGAAAAGCTTTCTTTTAGCGATCGCTTTGGTTTGACCTTGACTTTTGAACCTGCCAATCAAAAAACTTACTTGCAAATTGTCCATCATTTGGCACTCAAAGCTGAAATTGATATATCTCAAGAGGATTTAGAACGTCAAGCTTTACAATGGGCGACCCGTCATAACGGTCGTTCCGGAAGGACGGCGCGGCAATTTGTTGACTTCTTAAAATCAGATTTGGCAATATCTAGTGACCAGTGA
- a CDS encoding tellurite resistance TerB C-terminal domain-containing protein, whose protein sequence is MNSNRFIIGIIAFSVSFSLSLFLSWDFNKAFLTGLVTVPATYLAAFFVDKRRRNNEMLVLDSLQRRIQELEGLKFRIVSDIKQLEAHNALLYSESSKLQNQLVERRTQRDSLHRELSSFFIEKQQLESEIHYLQNQLHTLDQTKTDLNHSFSALNTEKRRLELNCNVSRGEIAQLQNQLLELQQQKQELESSITLIYRLKPQLEEKLYELRSEIHEMEVQEQQQSQVLTAKKAERESIEASLNSLHAELMEQRKELEQLQGQVSLLLEERDQLQNQVWELLQQMETLTSDPLFDNNEQDREAEFFPFSELMDSLEPVNILADNSEDLSEEWAKFVEQLPNYEIQVLKAILEQENPNPTIKKIAEDNITMPNLLIDSINELARDTIGELLIDTASDNPAIYQEYIRDVRKAIAIHQDIMARQTSRN, encoded by the coding sequence ATGAACAGTAATCGGTTCATTATAGGTATAATTGCCTTTAGTGTGAGCTTTAGTCTCAGCCTCTTCCTGAGTTGGGATTTTAATAAAGCCTTTCTTACAGGTTTAGTCACTGTACCTGCAACCTATCTAGCTGCATTTTTTGTAGATAAACGACGCCGAAACAATGAAATGCTTGTTTTGGATTCTCTCCAAAGGAGAATTCAAGAACTTGAGGGGCTTAAATTTCGCATTGTTTCAGATATTAAGCAACTTGAAGCACACAACGCTTTACTATATTCGGAATCAAGTAAATTACAAAATCAGCTTGTAGAACGTCGCACTCAGAGAGATAGCCTCCATCGAGAGCTTAGCTCTTTTTTTATAGAAAAACAACAGTTAGAATCAGAAATTCATTATCTTCAAAACCAGCTACATACACTAGATCAAACAAAAACAGACTTGAATCATTCTTTTTCTGCTCTCAATACAGAAAAGCGACGTTTAGAATTAAATTGTAATGTGTCTCGTGGTGAGATAGCACAGTTACAAAATCAGCTTCTTGAACTCCAACAACAAAAACAAGAACTAGAAAGTAGTATTACCCTTATATACAGGCTGAAGCCGCAACTAGAAGAAAAATTGTATGAGTTGCGAAGTGAAATTCATGAGATGGAAGTGCAAGAACAACAGCAATCTCAAGTACTCACAGCTAAAAAAGCTGAGCGAGAAAGCATAGAAGCTAGCTTAAATTCTTTGCATGCGGAACTCATGGAGCAACGAAAAGAACTAGAACAGTTACAAGGACAAGTTTCATTACTTTTAGAGGAACGCGACCAGTTACAAAACCAAGTTTGGGAGTTGCTCCAACAGATGGAAACTTTAACTTCCGATCCATTATTTGATAACAATGAACAAGACAGAGAAGCAGAGTTTTTCCCCTTTTCTGAATTAATGGATTCTTTAGAACCAGTGAATATTTTAGCAGATAATTCAGAAGATTTATCTGAAGAATGGGCTAAATTCGTAGAACAGTTACCAAATTATGAAATTCAGGTTTTAAAAGCTATACTAGAACAGGAGAATCCCAATCCTACAATAAAAAAGATCGCAGAAGACAACATTACAATGCCAAATCTGCTAATTGACTCCATCAACGAACTCGCTCGAGATACAATTGGTGAACTGTTAATTGATACAGCATCAGATAATCCTGCGATTTATCAAGAGTACATAAGAGATGTCAGAAAAGCGATCGCAATCCACCAAGATATAATGGCTAGGCAAACCTCAAGAAATTAA